A window from Citrobacter amalonaticus encodes these proteins:
- a CDS encoding zinc-binding alcohol dehydrogenase family protein: MSTMNMLICQEPKKLIHEKREIPIPDKQEALIKIKSVGICGTDIHAWGGNQPFFSYPRVLGHEICGDIVTLGEKVTQFKVGQQVAVIPYVACQQCPACLGGRTNCCEKISVIGVHQDGGFSEYLSVPATNLLLAEGIDPQAAALIEPYAISAHAVRRAAIAPGEQVLVVGAGPIGIGAAAIAKAEGAQVVVADTSAARREHVASRLDLPVVDPSAADFEAQLRALFGGSLAQKVLDATGNPHAMNNSVNLIRHGGTIVFVGLFKGDLQFSDPEFHKKETTMMGSRNATPEDFAKVGRLMAEGKLSAEMMLTHRYPFSQLAEIFEQDVINNRTLIKGVITF; the protein is encoded by the coding sequence ATGTCCACAATGAATATGTTGATTTGCCAGGAACCCAAAAAATTAATTCATGAGAAACGCGAAATTCCAATTCCGGATAAACAGGAAGCGCTAATTAAAATTAAGTCTGTCGGTATTTGCGGAACCGATATTCATGCCTGGGGAGGTAATCAACCTTTTTTTAGTTATCCGCGCGTGCTAGGCCATGAAATATGTGGGGATATTGTGACGCTCGGCGAGAAGGTGACGCAGTTTAAAGTGGGTCAACAGGTAGCGGTGATCCCGTATGTCGCCTGTCAGCAGTGTCCGGCGTGCCTGGGAGGACGAACGAACTGCTGCGAGAAGATCTCGGTGATCGGCGTGCATCAGGACGGGGGGTTTAGCGAGTATCTCAGCGTGCCGGCGACCAATCTGCTGTTGGCGGAGGGGATTGATCCTCAGGCTGCGGCGTTGATCGAGCCTTACGCGATTAGCGCGCATGCGGTACGCCGTGCCGCTATCGCCCCCGGTGAGCAGGTATTGGTCGTTGGAGCCGGACCGATTGGGATCGGCGCGGCGGCCATTGCCAAAGCAGAAGGGGCGCAGGTGGTGGTGGCCGATACCAGCGCTGCACGTCGCGAACACGTTGCTTCTCGTCTTGACCTGCCGGTAGTGGATCCCTCTGCGGCAGATTTTGAGGCTCAACTGCGCGCGCTGTTTGGCGGTTCACTGGCGCAGAAAGTGCTCGATGCGACGGGGAACCCGCATGCCATGAACAATAGCGTTAACTTGATCCGCCACGGCGGCACCATCGTTTTTGTCGGGCTGTTTAAAGGCGACTTGCAGTTCTCTGACCCGGAATTTCACAAGAAAGAGACCACCATGATGGGCAGTCGTAACGCCACGCCGGAGGATTTTGCGAAAGTGGGACGACTGATGGCAGAAGGCAAACTGAGCGCTGAAATGATGCTTACGCATCGCTATCCGTTCAGCCAGCTTGCGGAGATCTTCGAACAGGATGTGATTAACAACCGGACGTTGATCAAAGGAGTGATTACGTTCTGA
- a CDS encoding GntR family transcriptional regulator: MSRSQNLRHNVINQVIDDMARGHLPSPLPSQSALAEMYNISRTTVRHMLNHLSECGVLTLVGNDHVITRSPEHDDGFACTTASMAEQNRIFEQAFYTMINQRQLRAGETFSELQLARAAGVSPVVVREYLLKFGRYDLIQSEKRGQWSMKKFDQSYAEQLFELREMLETHALQHFLNLPDDDPRWLQAKMLLERHRTLRDSVGSDFRMFSLLDRDFHALLLSAADNIFFNQSLEIISVIFHFHYQWDERDLKQRNIIAIDEHMTILSALICRSDLDALLALRNHLNTAKQSMIRSIRQENE; this comes from the coding sequence ATGAGCCGTTCGCAAAATTTACGTCACAATGTTATTAACCAGGTGATCGATGATATGGCGCGCGGCCACCTTCCTTCACCGTTGCCGTCGCAAAGCGCCTTAGCTGAGATGTACAACATCAGCCGTACCACCGTGCGCCACATGCTGAACCACCTCAGCGAGTGCGGCGTGCTGACTCTGGTCGGCAACGACCACGTCATTACCCGAAGCCCCGAACATGATGATGGTTTTGCCTGTACCACCGCCTCCATGGCCGAGCAGAACCGTATTTTTGAGCAGGCGTTTTATACGATGATTAACCAACGCCAGCTTCGCGCTGGCGAGACGTTCTCTGAACTTCAACTGGCCAGAGCGGCTGGGGTCAGCCCGGTGGTGGTACGAGAATACCTTTTAAAATTTGGACGTTACGATCTCATCCAGAGCGAGAAACGCGGCCAATGGAGCATGAAAAAGTTCGATCAGTCCTATGCAGAACAGCTTTTTGAGCTGCGTGAGATGCTGGAAACCCATGCGCTACAGCATTTTCTCAATCTGCCGGATGACGATCCGCGCTGGCTGCAGGCCAAAATGCTGCTGGAACGCCACCGTACGCTGCGCGACAGCGTCGGCAGCGACTTCCGTATGTTCTCCCTGCTGGACCGTGATTTTCACGCACTGCTGCTCTCCGCTGCCGATAATATATTTTTCAATCAATCACTTGAGATTATTTCAGTAATCTTCCATTTCCATTACCAGTGGGATGAGCGCGATCTTAAACAACGCAATATCATCGCCATTGATGAGCACATGACCATCCTCAGCGCGCTGATTTGCCGCAGCGATCTCGATGCGCTCCTTGCACTGCGTAACCACCTGAATACGGCGAAGCAATCGATGATTCGCTCTATTCGACAAGAAAACGAGTAA